DNA from Chloracidobacterium sp.:
TGGAAAGCGTTTTTTCGTAGCGCTGACGGCTGGCGGCGTTCGATGGATCGTAAGTCGCCAGCACAACGACCGGAAGATTCTCATCGATGAGCGCGTTCGGCCCGTGCTTCATTTCTCCGGCCGGATAGCCTTCGGCGTGAATGTAGGAAATCTCTTTCAGCTTCAAGGCGCCTTCGAGCGCAATCGGAAAGTGGATACCGCGGCCGAGATAAAGAAAATCCTTGGCTTTGTGCAGGCGCCGTGTCAGTTCTTCATAGATATCTTCTTCCGACAGCACCCGCTCAATTTTCGAGGGGATTTTTAACATCTCCTGCGTCAGCCGCAGCGACTCTTCCTCGGGGAGCGTGCGGCGGACCTGCGCCAGATACAAAG
Protein-coding regions in this window:
- a CDS encoding SIS domain-containing protein, encoding KTLAICNVVGSMITREAAGTLMTHAGPEIGVASTKAFTAQLTALMILALYLAQVRRTLPEEESLRLTQEMLKIPSKIERVLSEEDIYEELTRRLHKAKDFLYLGRGIHFPIALEGALKLKEISYIHAEGYPAGEMKHGPNALIDENLPVVVLATYDPSNAASRQRYEKTLS